GCCTGGATTGAGATTTTTAAACAGAATTTACACAAGGTTTAAGCGATGCAGATTCAAACCCAGGTTCAACTTAAACCTTTTAATACCTTAAATTTAGAAGCAGTTGCTTCGCACTATGCTCAGATTCAATCCACCGCTGATCTGCTAACTGCACTGGATTTTGCGGAACAGCAGCAACTCAATTTGCTGATCCTGTCAGGCGGCAGTAATATGTTGTTGCCGGAGCAGATTGATGCACTGGTTCTGCATATGGATATTCAAGGCATAGAAATGCTGGATGCTGATGATCAGTCGCAACGTTTACGTGTAGGCGGCGGACAAGGCTGGCATGACTTCGTGCTCTGGACTACAGCACAAGGTCTGTATGGTTTACAAAATTTGGCCCTGATTCCTGGACGTGTCGGTGCTTCGCCAGTACAGAATATTGGCGCTTATGGTGTCGAAGTCGGAGAATTCATCGATTCTGTTGAGGTCTATGACCGACAATTGAAACAGTTTGCTTCGATTCAGGCAGCAGATTGTCAGTTTGCCTACCGGCATAGTATTTTTAAAGATGATCCCAACCGTTATGTGATTACCCATGTGACTTTTAGATTACTTAAACAGCCAGATTTGAAACTGAATTATGGTGATCTGAAGACTGCGGTCGGTGATCAGCTCACAGCAGAAAACTTGCAGCAACAGGTCATCCAGATTCGCCAGAGTAAATTGCCTGATCCACAAGAATTTCCCAACGTGGGCAGCTTCTTTAAAAATCCGGTGGTTGATCAGGCGGTCTTTGACCAAATTGCTGTATCTTTCCCGAATTTACCCCATTACCAGCAAACGAATGCTCAAGTTAAACTGGCAGCAGGCTGGTTGATTGATCAGGCGGGCTGGAAGGGTAAACAGTTGGGGCCTGTCGGCATGTTTCATAAACAGGCGCTGGTGTTGGTGAATTATGGTCAGGCCTCTCTCACCGATGTCCGTAAAACGTATCGTGCAGTACAGCAATCGGTTTGGGAGAAATTTAGTCTGATGCTGGAACCTGAACCTGTATTGTTCAATAAAAATGGCTTGATCCGTTCTCATCAGGAAGAGGAATAACATGAAAAACACCCATTGGATGGTACGTTTGCTACAAATTGTCACTGGACTATTTGTACTATGCGGCTGTCTACTGGT
The nucleotide sequence above comes from Acinetobacter lwoffii. Encoded proteins:
- the murB gene encoding UDP-N-acetylmuramate dehydrogenase; this encodes MQIQTQVQLKPFNTLNLEAVASHYAQIQSTADLLTALDFAEQQQLNLLILSGGSNMLLPEQIDALVLHMDIQGIEMLDADDQSQRLRVGGGQGWHDFVLWTTAQGLYGLQNLALIPGRVGASPVQNIGAYGVEVGEFIDSVEVYDRQLKQFASIQAADCQFAYRHSIFKDDPNRYVITHVTFRLLKQPDLKLNYGDLKTAVGDQLTAENLQQQVIQIRQSKLPDPQEFPNVGSFFKNPVVDQAVFDQIAVSFPNLPHYQQTNAQVKLAAGWLIDQAGWKGKQLGPVGMFHKQALVLVNYGQASLTDVRKTYRAVQQSVWEKFSLMLEPEPVLFNKNGLIRSHQEEE